The Clostridioides difficile genome has a segment encoding these proteins:
- the def gene encoding peptide deformylase: MALREIRTFDDEILRKKSKNVEKVDNKIRDLLNDMAETMYNTPNGGGLAGCQVGILKRLVVIDLGEGLIKLVNPEIIKKEGEQIVVEGCLSFPDVWGKLKRPKKVTVQALNENGEKIIIKGSGFMAKCLCHEIDHLDGIVFTDKIIERVKL, from the coding sequence ATGGCTCTAAGAGAGATTAGAACTTTTGACGATGAAATTTTAAGAAAAAAGAGTAAGAATGTAGAAAAAGTAGATAATAAGATAAGAGACCTGTTAAATGATATGGCAGAAACCATGTATAATACACCAAACGGTGGGGGTTTAGCTGGATGCCAAGTAGGAATATTAAAACGTTTAGTTGTTATAGATTTAGGAGAGGGACTTATTAAACTTGTCAATCCTGAAATTATTAAAAAAGAAGGAGAGCAAATTGTTGTTGAAGGTTGTTTAAGTTTTCCTGATGTATGGGGAAAATTAAAACGACCTAAAAAAGTTACAGTTCAAGCTTTAAATGAGAATGGTGAGAAAATAATAATTAAAGGGTCAGGCTTTATGGCAAAATGTCTTTGTCATGAGATAGACCATTTAGATGGTATAGTTTTCACAGATAAAATTATTGAACGTGTAAAACTATAA
- a CDS encoding TetR/AcrR family transcriptional regulator yields MPKSYSDKEREYIVKRLKEEASLCIEQYGIRKTTVDELVRRVNIPKGTFYLFFQSKELLFFEVLRDIHDSIQNQMLYELKKLDESVTYEQLTEIFMKFYKLVDDTSILNLLINGEFEILMRKLPDYIIEEHFKHDDFEISKMISYIPNAKNKSVENFSGAFRAVFLTMLYKHEVGENCFDDALRLMIRGLVIQLME; encoded by the coding sequence ATGCCTAAATCATATTCTGATAAAGAAAGAGAGTACATAGTTAAAAGACTTAAAGAAGAGGCTAGTTTGTGTATTGAGCAATACGGTATTAGAAAAACTACTGTTGATGAACTTGTAAGGCGAGTAAATATTCCAAAGGGAACTTTTTATTTGTTTTTTCAATCTAAAGAATTACTTTTTTTTGAAGTATTGAGAGATATACATGATTCAATACAAAACCAAATGTTATATGAATTAAAAAAACTTGATGAAAGTGTTACATATGAGCAATTGACAGAGATATTTATGAAATTTTATAAGTTAGTTGATGATACTTCAATTTTAAATCTGTTAATTAATGGAGAATTTGAAATACTAATGCGAAAACTACCAGATTACATAATTGAAGAACATTTTAAACATGATGATTTTGAAATTAGTAAGATGATATCTTATATTCCAAATGCAAAAAATAAAAGTGTAGAAAACTTTAGTGGTGCGTTTAGAGCAGTATTTCTTACTATGTTATACAAGCATGAAGTTGGTGAGAATTGTTTTGATGATGCTTTAAGATTGATGATAAGAGGTCTAGTTATACAACTTATGGAATAA
- a CDS encoding ABC transporter permease, producing MRLKNLILGDIKFQFKYGFYFLYVVLSIVYICLLNAFPPLLKEKVAIIMIYSDPAAMGLFFMGAIVLLEKSQRVLNSLAVSPIKISEYILSKVISLSIISSIVAMVIAITANLNNILIIIIGTFFASIIFSLLGLIFASKASSLNQFIVLTIPAEIACFVPPIINVLMDSNVFTNLYPFNICISLISGDKNSLVTNILILILMTVIVYFITYYFVCSIWKKVGGIKL from the coding sequence ATGAGATTAAAAAATCTTATCTTGGGGGATATAAAGTTTCAATTTAAATATGGATTTTATTTTTTATATGTTGTCTTAAGTATTGTATATATTTGTTTACTTAATGCCTTTCCACCATTATTGAAAGAAAAGGTAGCTATAATTATGATTTATTCTGACCCAGCGGCAATGGGATTATTTTTTATGGGAGCAATTGTACTTCTTGAGAAGAGTCAAAGAGTTTTAAATTCTCTAGCTGTATCTCCAATAAAAATATCAGAATATATTTTATCAAAGGTGATTTCATTGTCAATTATATCTAGTATTGTAGCTATGGTAATTGCAATTACAGCAAATTTAAATAATATTTTGATAATAATTATAGGAACTTTCTTTGCCTCTATAATATTTTCATTACTTGGGCTTATATTTGCAAGTAAAGCATCAAGTTTAAATCAATTTATTGTTTTAACTATTCCTGCTGAGATTGCCTGCTTTGTACCACCAATAATTAATGTATTGATGGATTCAAATGTATTCACTAATTTGTATCCTTTTAATATATGTATTTCTCTTATTAGTGGAGATAAAAATTCTTTAGTAACTAATATATTAATTTTAATATTGATGACTGTAATAGTTTATTTTATAACATATTATTTTGTTTGTAGTATTTGGAAAAAGGTAGGTGGCATAAAATTATGA
- a CDS encoding MATE family efflux transporter: MDGSQKRIYLLEKEDVRKSLLKLGMPTMIGMIVSALYNIVDAFFVGRLGTLQTAAVSLVYPLTMVGTGIGLLFGSGAGSYISRLLGKKEYEEVKVCSSIAFFSGIFLITVLVTIMLLFFNPLMNTLGATDSTLYYVREYGLIYILGLIFNVFNIIMNNMIVAEGSSSFSMTAMLFGCLTNFILDPVLIFGCHMGVSGAAIATLISQLVSTSFYGFYILKGYTFLKISFSYFKIKRTIYTEIFKIGLPVCFFQFLTGGAVSLTNIVAKPFGEAAIAAMGIVNRLMSLESNALYGFLKGYSPLVGYNYGAGKIDRVERATKTAIYWSTVINVLFGILCILFSKQFIYVFNQESVKVLEIGRTALIVDAISFMTLGIQIVIGNYFLAIGKAKQGGILSICRQGLLFIPFLLIFTNLWGMTGLIATQLVADVCATIITAVMWFKEKSLQLV; this comes from the coding sequence ATGGATGGAAGTCAAAAAAGAATCTATCTTTTAGAAAAAGAAGATGTAAGGAAATCACTGTTAAAATTAGGAATGCCTACTATGATAGGGATGATAGTATCAGCATTATATAATATCGTTGATGCTTTCTTTGTAGGTCGTTTGGGTACACTGCAAACTGCCGCAGTATCTTTAGTATATCCATTAACTATGGTTGGTACTGGAATAGGTCTGCTTTTTGGAAGTGGTGCAGGTTCTTATATTTCAAGGCTTCTTGGTAAAAAAGAATATGAGGAAGTAAAGGTTTGTAGTAGTATAGCTTTCTTTTCAGGTATATTTTTAATCACTGTTTTGGTTACAATTATGCTATTATTTTTTAATCCTCTTATGAATACTTTAGGGGCAACAGATAGCACACTTTATTATGTAAGAGAATATGGTTTGATATATATTTTGGGGCTTATATTCAATGTTTTCAATATAATAATGAATAATATGATAGTTGCAGAAGGGAGTTCTTCATTTAGTATGACTGCTATGTTGTTTGGTTGCTTGACAAACTTCATATTAGACCCAGTTTTAATCTTTGGATGTCATATGGGAGTTTCTGGTGCTGCTATCGCAACACTAATTTCACAACTTGTCTCTACTTCATTTTATGGGTTTTATATTTTAAAAGGGTATACATTTTTGAAAATTTCTTTTAGTTATTTTAAAATAAAACGTACTATTTACACAGAGATTTTCAAAATAGGTTTACCAGTTTGCTTCTTCCAATTTTTGACTGGTGGTGCTGTAAGTTTAACTAATATTGTTGCTAAACCATTTGGAGAAGCTGCTATTGCTGCTATGGGAATTGTTAATCGCCTTATGTCTTTGGAATCAAATGCTTTGTATGGTTTTTTAAAAGGTTATTCTCCTCTGGTTGGATATAACTATGGTGCAGGAAAAATAGATAGAGTTGAAAGAGCTACTAAGACAGCAATATATTGGAGTACTGTTATAAATGTATTGTTTGGAATCTTGTGCATTTTATTTTCAAAGCAATTTATTTATGTATTTAATCAAGAATCAGTTAAAGTACTGGAAATTGGAAGGACTGCTTTAATTGTTGATGCTATTTCATTTATGACATTAGGGATTCAAATTGTCATAGGGAATTATTTCTTAGCAATTGGAAAGGCAAAACAAGGTGGTATATTAAGTATATGTCGCCAAGGTTTACTGTTCATTCCATTTCTGTTGATTTTCACAAACTTATGGGGTATGACAGGTCTTATTGCAACTCAATTGGTAGCAGATGTATGTGCAACAATTATTACTGCTGTAATGTGGTTTAAAGAAAAGTCACTGCAATTAGTATAG
- a CDS encoding RtcB family protein: MLEIQGKYNKAKIFTDNVDSTTISQIIELCNQEFTTKSKIRIMPDCHAGSGCVIGTVMTIQDKIVPNLVGVDIGCGVICVNLGKVDLDLKQIDDFIRKKIPHGFNINKYSKANYKKEIESLYCIKGIGKATEEYNRAIGSLGGGNHFIELNEDGEKNKYLIIHSGSRNLGNRVAKYYQKKAYDYYARISNNFEEESKRLVEQYKKENREEEIQDALITLKKEHNFTPKIPKDLCYLEGKLMEDYLHDMDIIQKYAELNRNTMAKRIIEECIGLKFNDLDHFQTIHNYIEIENRILRKGAIASYEGRKLLIPINMRDGVILGVGKGNLDWINSAPHGAGRILSRGEAKRSINMKDYEESMKNIFTTSVNLKTIDEAPQAYKPIDEIVENIRETVDIINILKPIYNFKSN; this comes from the coding sequence GTGTTAGAAATTCAAGGAAAATACAATAAAGCAAAAATATTTACAGATAATGTAGATAGTACAACAATAAGTCAAATAATAGAATTATGTAATCAGGAATTTACAACAAAATCTAAGATAAGAATAATGCCAGATTGTCATGCAGGTTCTGGATGTGTAATAGGTACTGTAATGACAATACAAGATAAAATCGTTCCAAATCTTGTTGGAGTAGATATAGGATGTGGAGTTATATGTGTAAATCTAGGTAAAGTTGATTTGGATTTAAAACAGATAGATGATTTTATAAGAAAAAAAATACCTCATGGATTTAATATAAATAAATACAGTAAAGCAAACTATAAAAAAGAGATAGAATCATTATATTGTATAAAAGGCATAGGAAAGGCTACTGAAGAATATAATCGAGCTATTGGAAGCCTTGGAGGAGGCAATCATTTTATTGAGTTAAATGAAGATGGTGAAAAAAATAAGTATTTAATAATACACTCTGGTAGTAGAAATCTTGGAAATAGGGTAGCAAAATACTACCAAAAAAAAGCTTATGATTACTATGCTAGAATTAGCAATAATTTTGAGGAAGAGAGTAAAAGACTTGTTGAACAGTACAAAAAGGAAAATAGAGAAGAAGAAATTCAAGATGCATTAATAACGCTTAAAAAAGAACATAACTTTACCCCTAAAATACCAAAAGATTTATGTTATTTAGAAGGAAAATTAATGGAAGATTATCTTCATGATATGGATATTATACAAAAATATGCTGAATTAAACAGAAATACAATGGCTAAAAGAATAATTGAAGAATGTATAGGTCTTAAATTCAATGATTTAGACCATTTTCAAACTATACATAATTATATAGAAATTGAAAACAGAATACTAAGAAAAGGAGCCATAGCATCATATGAAGGAAGAAAGTTATTGATTCCCATAAATATGAGAGATGGTGTTATCTTGGGAGTAGGAAAAGGAAATTTAGATTGGATTAATTCTGCACCTCATGGAGCAGGACGTATACTTTCAAGAGGAGAAGCCAAAAGGAGTATAAATATGAAAGATTATGAAGAATCTATGAAAAATATATTTACAACTAGTGTGAATCTTAAAACCATTGATGAAGCACCTCAAGCATATAAGCCAATTGATGAGATTGTAGAAAACATAAGAGAAACAGTTGACATAATTAATATATTGAAACCAATTTATAATTTTAAGTCAAACTAA
- a CDS encoding ABC transporter permease yields MIKIINAFKQEFEQIKGDAMLFVVCISPILCGVLIRFGIPLIQNILIDNSYYQLSLEPYFLVFDLLLAFITPFMFFFASTMVMLGEIDDNISKYLIVTPIGKSGYLTSRLGIPAILAFVITVILLLNFSLTKIPFLLNLAISLVALMQGIIISILITSLSSNKLEGMALTKLSGLFMLGIPAPFFILNKIQYILFFLPSFWLAKAFKDSNYIYVFISFIVSLIWIVLLLKKFNKKISS; encoded by the coding sequence ATGATAAAAATTATTAATGCTTTTAAACAAGAATTTGAGCAAATAAAAGGAGATGCTATGCTTTTTGTAGTGTGTATTTCTCCAATATTATGTGGAGTACTCATAAGATTTGGAATACCATTAATTCAAAATATATTAATTGATAATTCTTATTATCAATTAAGTTTAGAGCCATATTTTTTAGTATTTGACTTGCTTTTAGCTTTCATAACACCTTTTATGTTCTTTTTTGCTTCTACTATGGTTATGTTAGGAGAAATTGATGATAACATTTCAAAGTATTTGATAGTCACTCCTATTGGAAAAAGTGGTTATCTTACTTCAAGGCTTGGAATACCAGCTATCTTAGCATTTGTTATTACAGTAATTTTATTATTAAATTTTTCGCTAACTAAAATTCCTTTTTTATTAAATTTAGCAATTTCTTTAGTAGCTTTGATGCAAGGAATTATTATATCAATATTAATAACTTCTTTATCATCAAATAAATTAGAAGGTATGGCACTTACAAAGTTATCAGGTCTTTTTATGTTAGGTATTCCAGCACCATTTTTTATTTTAAATAAAATACAGTATATTTTATTTTTCTTACCATCATTTTGGTTAGCAAAGGCATTTAAGGACAGTAACTATATATATGTTTTTATCTCATTTATTGTGTCATTGATTTGGATTGTTTTATTACTTAAAAAATTCAATAAAAAAATATCTAGTTAA
- a CDS encoding MarR family transcriptional regulator, with amino-acid sequence MRDYSKLITLMERVIHKYNQWEEKKRTYGTELLLSKSEIHTIAAVGDNPGINITSLADTLGITKGAASQMIYKLVDKGTVIKRVSPDSDTEVVLSLTDDGMKNYKAHQEYHKQTNDESLKLLDEMPELFYEYMLSYFSTFEESIDKKLEEK; translated from the coding sequence ATGAGAGATTATTCTAAACTAATTACGCTGATGGAACGTGTTATTCACAAATACAATCAGTGGGAGGAGAAAAAACGAACTTATGGAACAGAGCTTTTATTATCAAAATCAGAAATTCATACAATAGCAGCTGTTGGTGATAATCCTGGGATAAATATTACATCTCTTGCAGATACTCTAGGTATTACAAAAGGTGCGGCTTCTCAGATGATTTATAAACTAGTAGATAAAGGAACTGTGATAAAAAGAGTATCTCCTGATTCTGATACAGAAGTAGTTTTGAGCCTTACAGATGATGGAATGAAAAATTATAAAGCTCATCAAGAGTATCATAAGCAAACTAATGATGAATCACTTAAACTGTTAGATGAGATGCCAGAGCTTTTTTATGAGTATATGTTGAGTTATTTTTCTACTTTTGAAGAAAGTATTGATAAAAAATTAGAAGAAAAGTAA
- a CDS encoding ATPase, translating to MTTTTKNRFYDFVQENLNKYVEVNSYFSSCPLYGEIIEADSLSITLCSRYIDESNPSLNETYTLYLPLSSIIAIRTI from the coding sequence ATGACTACTACTACAAAAAATCGTTTTTATGATTTTGTTCAAGAAAACTTAAATAAATATGTTGAAGTAAATTCTTATTTTAGCAGTTGCCCTCTATATGGGGAAATTATAGAAGCAGACAGCTTATCAATTACACTTTGTTCAAGATATATAGACGAATCTAATCCATCTTTAAACGAAACTTACACACTATATTTACCACTTAGCTCTATAATAGCTATTAGAACTATATAA
- a CDS encoding pyrimidine dimer DNA glycosylase/endonuclease V translates to MRLWHKDLIDVLPKNQLVSQWRELFAIKGSIDKKGTPNHLLVNKVLNYSIDEFKFYAKVIHDEMVKRTYRPNEAKFIEMLKWNNSNFSRDISVVHNLNLENLYRGWHNEMYLKQCLYNLEEKAMCGGIPMKEWDILLCKYSDDYELWYSNNLL, encoded by the coding sequence ATGAGATTATGGCATAAAGATTTGATTGATGTATTACCTAAAAATCAATTAGTAAGTCAATGGAGAGAACTATTCGCTATAAAAGGTTCTATAGATAAGAAAGGTACTCCAAATCATCTATTAGTAAATAAAGTATTAAATTATAGTATAGATGAATTTAAATTTTATGCTAAAGTAATCCATGATGAAATGGTGAAAAGAACTTATAGACCAAATGAAGCTAAGTTTATAGAAATGCTAAAATGGAATAATAGCAATTTCTCAAGGGATATATCTGTAGTACATAATCTAAATTTAGAAAATTTATATAGAGGTTGGCATAATGAAATGTATTTAAAGCAGTGTTTATATAATTTGGAAGAAAAAGCAATGTGTGGAGGAATACCTATGAAGGAATGGGATATATTACTTTGTAAATACAGTGATGACTATGAATTATGGTATAGTAATAACTTACTTTAA
- a CDS encoding class I SAM-dependent methyltransferase — protein MLNKLCMYLERPEVYKESKVNFWDDEYISKQLLKAHLDVDFEGASRSLDFINDSVDWIVKVASPDKYPNLIDLGCGPGLYAERFAQKGYKVTGIDFSKRSINYAQSRNEEKNLNITYLFQSYLNMNYNEEFDIATLIYCDYGALSTKNRSILMENIYKSLKPGGKLILDVFTVNKYNDFKEVRTWEINENGGFWSNKRYVCLQDNCKYSDYNTLEQTLVITEENENVFYIWNKYFSKESFFAEVKGIGFKSIEVFNNVKGETYSDDSMTMCIVLQK, from the coding sequence TTGTTAAACAAATTATGTATGTATTTAGAAAGACCAGAAGTTTATAAGGAAAGTAAAGTTAATTTTTGGGATGATGAGTATATCTCAAAACAGTTATTAAAAGCACACTTAGATGTTGATTTTGAAGGAGCAAGTAGAAGTCTAGACTTTATTAATGATTCTGTAGATTGGATAGTTAAAGTTGCATCTCCAGATAAGTATCCAAACTTAATTGATTTAGGATGTGGTCCAGGACTATATGCAGAAAGATTTGCACAGAAAGGTTATAAAGTAACTGGAATTGATTTTTCAAAACGTTCTATTAATTATGCACAAAGTAGAAATGAAGAGAAAAATCTAAATATAACATATTTATTTCAAAGTTATTTAAATATGAATTATAATGAAGAATTTGATATAGCTACTTTAATTTATTGTGATTATGGAGCTTTATCAACTAAAAACAGAAGTATATTAATGGAGAATATTTACAAGAGTTTAAAACCTGGAGGAAAGTTAATATTAGATGTATTTACAGTAAATAAATACAATGACTTTAAAGAAGTTAGAACATGGGAAATAAATGAAAATGGAGGTTTTTGGAGTAATAAAAGATATGTGTGCCTACAAGATAATTGCAAGTACAGTGATTACAATACATTAGAACAAACTCTTGTTATAACAGAAGAAAATGAAAATGTATTTTATATTTGGAATAAATACTTTTCAAAAGAGAGTTTTTTTGCAGAAGTTAAAGGTATTGGTTTTAAATCTATTGAAGTTTTTAATAACGTCAAAGGTGAAACATATTCTGATGATAGTATGACTATGTGTATAGTTTTACAAAAATAA
- a CDS encoding helix-turn-helix transcriptional regulator, whose product MKNKIKILRENLGLTQEQLGELVGTSRQAINAIETGKNEPSIWLAYDISRVFNEPIESIFLFEESERKSRAQTSRGEYYGSKRD is encoded by the coding sequence ATGAAAAATAAAATCAAGATATTAAGGGAAAATTTGGGGTTAACGCAAGAACAACTAGGAGAATTAGTAGGAACATCTAGGCAGGCTATAAATGCTATAGAGACTGGTAAAAATGAACCTTCAATATGGTTAGCATATGATATTTCAAGAGTTTTTAATGAACCAATTGAAAGTATATTTTTATTTGAAGAGAGCGAGAGAAAATCAAGAGCTCAGACAAGTAGGGGGGAATATTATGGCTCTAAGAGAGATTAG
- a CDS encoding ABC transporter ATP-binding protein, whose amino-acid sequence MIKVDNLSFSYTEKKFLQNINFEVGKGEILGFLGPSGAGKSTLQKILIGMITNYEGSVLVSGIESKKHSNKFYENIGVDFEFPSLYEKLTAIENLKYFGSLYSKKLLPIGELLKSVGLENEASKKISEYSKGMKSRLNFIKALLHNPDILFLDEPTSGLDPSNSKIMKNMILSEKSKGKTIILTTHNMLDATELCDRVAFIVNGKISALDTPHNLIMSKGAVKIRYTYFDNGEKTSECFLNDTSNDKKLNMLIKENKLLSIHSSEPTLNDIFIEITGRNLQ is encoded by the coding sequence ATGATTAAAGTTGATAATTTATCATTTAGTTATACAGAGAAAAAATTTTTACAAAATATTAATTTTGAAGTGGGAAAAGGAGAAATACTAGGATTTTTAGGACCATCTGGAGCAGGTAAATCAACATTACAAAAAATTCTAATTGGTATGATAACCAATTATGAAGGAAGTGTGCTCGTAAGTGGAATAGAAAGCAAAAAACATTCAAATAAATTTTATGAGAATATAGGAGTTGATTTTGAATTTCCTAGTTTATATGAAAAATTAACTGCAATAGAAAATTTAAAATACTTTGGTTCTTTATATTCTAAAAAATTACTACCAATTGGTGAACTACTAAAATCAGTAGGATTAGAAAATGAAGCAAGTAAAAAAATATCAGAGTATTCAAAAGGAATGAAATCAAGATTAAATTTTATAAAAGCTTTATTACATAATCCAGATATATTGTTTTTAGATGAACCAACAAGTGGTCTTGACCCATCAAATAGTAAGATTATGAAAAATATGATTTTATCAGAAAAATCTAAAGGTAAAACTATTATTTTAACAACTCATAATATGCTGGATGCAACAGAGCTTTGTGATAGGGTAGCATTCATTGTAAATGGGAAAATATCTGCATTAGATACACCACATAATCTTATTATGTCAAAAGGTGCTGTTAAAATTAGATATACATATTTTGATAATGGAGAAAAAACTTCTGAATGTTTTTTAAATGATACCAGTAATGACAAAAAATTAAATATGCTTATTAAGGAAAATAAACTCTTATCAATACATAGTAGTGAACCAACATTAAATGATATTTTTATTGAGATAACAGGGAGGAATTTACAATGA
- a CDS encoding radical SAM protein — protein MYNKVEYIPINCETACNKLKRSMPYKWDLNIYRGCEHACKYCYAIYSHKYINSNNYFEDIYVKTNIVEKLEKQLSSSKWNREVINIGGVTDSYQPIEDEYKIMPEILNLLIKYKTPAIISTKSDLILRDYDLIDKLSRITYINIASTITTVDEKTQKLIEPNGVDSMRRFKMLEEFRKTNASVGLHVMPIIPYITDDFENINSLFRYAKESNVHYVLPGTLYLRGVTRGVFFEFIKKEFPDLFDKLSILYSTGSANKEYKNQLYKMVDQLRNKYSLSGSYAKVMKEKLKHSGDVQLSFFD, from the coding sequence TTGTATAATAAAGTAGAGTATATTCCAATAAATTGTGAAACTGCTTGCAATAAACTAAAAAGAAGTATGCCATATAAATGGGATTTAAACATTTATCGTGGATGTGAACATGCATGTAAATATTGTTATGCTATCTATTCACATAAGTATATTAATTCTAATAATTATTTTGAAGATATCTATGTAAAAACAAATATAGTAGAAAAGCTTGAGAAGCAATTGAGTAGTAGTAAGTGGAACAGAGAAGTAATTAATATAGGTGGAGTGACAGACAGCTATCAGCCTATAGAAGATGAGTATAAAATTATGCCAGAAATATTGAATCTATTAATCAAATATAAAACACCAGCTATTATTTCTACGAAATCGGATTTAATTTTAAGAGATTATGATTTGATTGATAAATTATCTAGAATTACATATATTAATATTGCATCTACAATTACAACTGTAGATGAAAAGACACAAAAGCTCATTGAACCAAATGGAGTAGATTCAATGAGAAGATTTAAAATGTTAGAAGAATTTAGAAAAACTAACGCTTCAGTTGGTCTTCATGTTATGCCAATTATACCATATATTACAGATGATTTTGAAAATATAAATTCATTATTTAGATACGCAAAAGAAAGTAATGTACACTATGTGTTACCTGGAACTTTGTATTTAAGAGGTGTGACTAGAGGTGTTTTTTTTGAATTTATTAAAAAAGAGTTTCCAGATTTATTTGATAAATTATCAATATTGTATAGTACAGGTTCAGCCAATAAAGAGTATAAAAACCAACTTTATAAAATGGTCGATCAACTTAGAAATAAATATTCTTTATCAGGTAGCTATGCTAAAGTAATGAAAGAAAAATTAAAACATTCAGGTGATGTTCAGTTGTCTTTTTTTGATTAA